GGTCCATCAACCTCTCCCCCCGCTGGTCCCCCGACGGCCGCCTCCTCGCGTACACCTCGTATCGGGACGGCAACCCCGACCTCTTCCTCCTGAACCTGCAGACGGGGGCGCGGACCAAGCTCTCCGCGGTGCCCGGCCTGAACATCTCCCCCGCCTGGTCCCCGGACGGCGAGTGGGTGGCCCTCTCCCTCAGCAAGGATGGGGGGACCAACATCTACCTGATGCGCAAGGATGGGAGCGGCCTCCGGGCGCTGACGAGCGGCTCCGGCATCTCCGTCTCGCCCACCTTCTCCCCCAACGGGCGCCAGATCGCCTTCACCTCGGACCGGGGCGGGTCGCCCCAGATCTACGCCATTGACCTGGAGGGGACCAACCTCCGCCGCCTGACCTTCCAGGGGGACTACAACTCCTCCCCCCGCTGGTCCCCGCGGGGGGACAAGATCGCCTTCACCTCGAACCTGTCCGGCCGGTTCCAGATCACCCTCATGAACCAGGACGGGTCGGGCGTCCAGACCCTCACGTCCGAGGGGGGCAACGAAGACCCGGCCTGGTCGCGGGACGGGCGGCACCTGGCCTTTACCTCCACCCGGACAGGCCAGCGGGAGATCTTCGTGATGCGGGCCGACGGGTCCGCCCCCCGCCAGCTCACCCGGACCGGGGGCAACTTCGCCCCCGACTGGTCCCAGTAAGGACGGAGCAGCGCGCGCGTGGTCTTTCTCTTCCATCCCCCAGAGGCGGGCAATGCGTAAAGGAGGAGTCATGCGGACACAGCACACGGGATGGGTCGGACTCCTGGTGGCGGTCCTGGCCCTGTCGGTGGGCCTGCTCGTGTCGGCCTGTGCCACCTCGCCCGAGGTGGGGCAGGCCCAGCCGAGCGGCGTGGGCGCGACGGCGCCTGGCGCCCCACGCCCGGCCGGCCCCGCCGCCCCGCCGCGGGTCACGGAGGAGCCGGTGCGCCAGCCCGGAGCCGTCGCCGAGCAGCCGATGACGCCGCGCCCGGCGGCCCCCGCCGGGGCCCCGCTGGAGGACGTCTTCTTCGACTTCGACAAGGCGGTCCTTCGGGATGACGCGAAGGCGTCCCTGACCCGCAACGTCGCGTGGCTGAAGGCCAACGGCGGCGCCGCGATCACCATCGAGGGCCACGCGGACGAGCGGGGGACCAACGAGTACAACCTCGCCCTCGGCGACCGGCGAGCCAAGGCCGCCCAGGAGTACCTGGCGGCGGCCGGGATCGCGGCGAACCGGATCCGGATCATCTCCTACGGCGAGGAGCGGCCCTTCGTTCTGGGGCACGATGAGTCGGCCTGGCGGTGGAACCGCCGAGGCCACTTCGCGGTCCAGCGGTAGGGGAGCCCGGTCGGTGGGGGCGGGGGAGCTCCCCCCGCCCCCACCCGTTCGCGCCTTCGTCGTGGGCGACGACGAGTCGGCCCGGCGGGAGACCCCCCGGGCACCCCTGGTGCCCAAGGGATCCGAGGAGGTGACGGCAGTGCGGCAATTCGGCTGGACAGCTCGAGCGCCGCTACTTCTCGCGCTCCCCCTGGCGGCCTGCGCCGCCTTGGTACCGCAGCAGGAGTACACGGCGCTCCAGGAAG
The Candidatus Methylomirabilis sp. genome window above contains:
- the pal gene encoding peptidoglycan-associated lipoprotein Pal, with amino-acid sequence MRTQHTGWVGLLVAVLALSVGLLVSACATSPEVGQAQPSGVGATAPGAPRPAGPAAPPRVTEEPVRQPGAVAEQPMTPRPAAPAGAPLEDVFFDFDKAVLRDDAKASLTRNVAWLKANGGAAITIEGHADERGTNEYNLALGDRRAKAAQEYLAAAGIAANRIRIISYGEERPFVLGHDESAWRWNRRGHFAVQR
- the tolB gene encoding Tol-Pal system beta propeller repeat protein TolB — its product is MRRVRGVRAAGAGLLLLLLGGAGEAQRYGVEIQKEVFQRIPLAIGGFAPLPDKNPGADLATVARSVAAADLDFTGLFEVIDPTFLPVEVRKLKPGDQAEVLPMLALFKVQGLLLGTLEQRATELALEAQVYDVERGTAIVARRYLGEATAVRQIAHRLADEIVFRYTGERGVAQTRIAYVGARDGARELYVMDYDGHNPILLTGNRSINLSPRWSPDGRLLAYTSYRDGNPDLFLLNLQTGARTKLSAVPGLNISPAWSPDGEWVALSLSKDGGTNIYLMRKDGSGLRALTSGSGISVSPTFSPNGRQIAFTSDRGGSPQIYAIDLEGTNLRRLTFQGDYNSSPRWSPRGDKIAFTSNLSGRFQITLMNQDGSGVQTLTSEGGNEDPAWSRDGRHLAFTSTRTGQREIFVMRADGSAPRQLTRTGGNFAPDWSQ